The genomic DNA TTTATCACTGGGAGGGCTAGTCCCCCTTGAGCCAATGCTATCTTTCCTCACTCAGTCTCATGGTTAGAAACCGATCCTCTTCAGGGAGCTCCTTATACACATTCTTGTGTCTTCAGTCGCCAAATTCAGCAATTCTCCTTACCTCTCCGCTTGGTAAAAGCAAACACAAACTCCAATAACTGTGTGTTATCTTTTCCTGGCACAGTCAGGATAACTAGTTAGTCTTTGAGGCTGATCTAAAGGCTATTGGACTAATAATTCAATGTGAATGTTGTTCTGTTAAGTGTCTGGAAGGAATgatggtcattgacctgaaacattaactcttgctttctctctccacagatgctgcctgacctgctgagtggttCCAGCTttgtctgtctttatttcagagttccagcatctgcagtattttatttttgttctggaaGGAATGTATTGATGTGAAGAGCTTTCCAAAGGAAACTAGATGAGTACATGAGAGAAAAGGGGATAGAAAGAAATGCTGAAAGGCTGAGAGAAGGCAGATGAAATGGGAGGAGGATTTTGAGTAGTATAAGCTACCAGCACAGGTTATTTAGGCcgattggcctgtttctgtgctgtatattccatGTAAAtgaacaacaacttgtgtttatatagccaATTACATTCCCCACTCTGCCTATTTATTCACTGGAGAAGGTACAGTGCTGAACTGAATGAAATACAAACATAAGGCATTACCTGGGTCCACTGTGCGTCACCTGGAGGTGGGACTGGACTGGAGATATCCATTGCAGAGACTGTAAAACCCAGGGAAGTATTGAGGTTCCTACTGAGCTTTGCCTCACCAAGACTACTGGCAATTTCCCTCAGATCGGAGAAATGCAGATTACCTGGATAATATGAAATGAACACAAATCCCAGGTTAGTGGACCAACTTTTTCATAAACCTCTGAGCATTGTGCAAGGTTGATTCAGTACTTCATTTGAAGAATCATAATTGGCCTCCAGTGAAACAGCATTTACTCTCAGTCACCCTCTCCTTTACTATGTGGCacaggttggggaggggagggtagaaTTTCTGCAGTGTTCTCCCAAAAAACTACCCTAACTTCAGTGGAAGATCATCCAAAACCGTGTGGTAATGGCTTCAGATGCTGTTTCATAGAAAGAGGAGCGGgaatctggaactttctccctcgAAAGAGTGTGGATGCTGAAGGTTAATTGAAATTTAAGACTGAGGTGGTGGATTATTGTTGGATTAAAGAATATGAGGAAAGGTGAAAAGATAGAATCGAGATACACATTGGATTGATAGGTGGAACAGatgtgaagggctgaatggcctcctcctcttcacgTTTTCAAGGCTCTTTGCCAAAGTTATGGTGGAATATTGGGAAAACCCCTGCAGAATTGCAGACGAATGAGTTGATTCCATATCCCAGTTGAGTGGTCATGTAGCAGGAAACCTTCGCAACCATTGATGTACACAGAGCACTCGAGGATCGCTGCACTAACTACAGTCACACCCTCAGAAAAGTCAGAGTGGAAGATACATCAACATGAGAAATAGGCAATTATCTGGCTCTCTTgaacacttagggcagaattttacaaccccATCGTGGAGCGGGGGAGGGACAGTAAAAAGcagcgagccgttcaaaagtccattgactggcAGGATCGGAAAATCCCGCCGGtgagaggggctggaaaattctgccctcagcgTATCTAGCAGGATGATACTGGGCCTCAGAGAATTAAGTTAGGGAGGATAGCAAACATAAACTTAACTTGTATCCTCTTGAATTTAGACAGACCGAGGGGAGCTGCAGAGAAACTCATTCCTCTGGGTGGGGAGGAATCCCGGACAAGGAAGAATAATCTTAAAATTTGAGCTCGCGAAGCATTTCTTCGCACaagggggagtggaaatctggaaaaccctcccccaaaaagctgtgaATGCTGAAAATGACAGAGATTAATAGATTGTAACTGGTTAAGAGTATCAGCGATATGAAGCCAAAGTGAATAAATCACTGGAACCGGCACATCTTTTAATGGTCTCATCTCATGTCTGATTGTTTCAAACCTTCAGGaccatttggggggggggggtggaaattgaTATGTTGATTAaatgttaaaagatttagaacTGAGAGCAGTAGGGTCATTTTTACACAGAGGTTGTGGTCTGTGGAATCACTACCGGAGTAAGTGATTAAAACAGAGACTATCTAAGAATGTGTTTGATAGATGGTTGGAGGAAAGGGGATAAAGGACTATAGGAACACAGTGAAAACACAAGATGAGGGTTTCATGCATGTGAAAGATAAAGGGCAGCTTGGAAtagctgggccgaatggcctgtttccccaATGTAAAAACGTATTGCTGTGGAGGGTTTGAATTCATATTTGAAGGCAACAGTTaaacgtttaaaaaaaaattgatctcAGGGTgctagcatttcttgcccatcattAATTTGCCTTTGTGAACTGCTACAGTCAGTCCCATGTGGTGATGGTGTGAGGTAGGAAAATTTGAATGATTCTGTCATAATTGTGGCATTAGAATCACTTCAGATGGTTTGAAAAGTCATCCATATTGTGGGACTGGAGCCATGACTGAAGGACATTCGTcacccagttgggtttttacgacaatcctaCAGTTTGTCGTGGCCACTTTCTTTTTGCTGACACAGATATTGTCGGACTTTTTCAATTCAATTCCATAACATGCTTTCCTGGGATTTGAACTGTCGATATTTGGGTTGCTTGTCCTGGAGCTTCTCCTGGACACTAACATATCAGGTGAAAGTCTCATGCTCCAGGATTGCACAAAGTTATACCCTAATGCTGGTCTGTAGTGTTCAAAACTGCTGCTTATCTTCAGTCGAGGTAGCGTTGGTCAAGATACTTCTGCCTGATGAGAACTGCTCCAATGGGGGGTCTCCAATTTCCACTTTGACTGTAATCCCTGTAGCAAGTTTCCTGCGATGCCCTGTCTCCTGGACAATAATAGTAATGCAGATTTTACTTGGAGGCACATTTAGGAACAGCGCGAGATTCTCTACTAGGTTGGGACCATAGAATTCATCCATGGTCATTGCGGGTAGATTAAAGGAGATGTGAAGGACAGGAGATGTGTGGACCTCGATTAGAGTCGATCTTCTCACTAGGACATTAAGCATCTGGTATGTTCTGTCAAAGTAATTTGCTCCAGGGACAGGGGAGTCCAACTTGGGAATGCATTCTCCTGTGAACATAAAATGAAATGCATCAAGGGAACACAACAGACTTTATATGAATATAGAACATTGTTAtatcacacctggagcactgtgaacagttctgtctaCCATATTACAAAAAGGACAGAGAAACATTGGAGGAGGTACAAAAAAACTAGAATGAtttcagaactgagaggttataccaATCAGGAAAGTTTGGACAGCCTGGTGATCTTTTCCCTAGAAAAGAGAAATCCCACTAGAACTGACAGAGgccttaaaatgatgaaagggtttgatagggcagacatagagaaaatgtttccatttgcaaggagaccaaaactagtgCCCAGACAGTCATtgataaatccaatcgggaattcaggagaaacttctttacccagagagtggggagaatgtggaactcactcccacagggagtggttgaggtgaatcgtTTACATACATTTAAatggaagctggataaacacacgagggagagcAGAATTGGAGGATATGGTGATGGAGTGAGatgaagagagggtgggagaaGGCTCATGCGGAGCATTAGCACTTGGGCAGAGTGCCttgtttctgtgcagtaaattCTATGTAACACCCAAATATCCAGTTCAGACAACACATTTCTTTCATTTCCCTCTTGCGCAGGAGTCTGTGAAATTTTACTGTGAAATTCAGGCAATTATTTTAAAGGAAAGATTCTGACATTAGTTTATCTGCATAGGTTGGACCTTTTAGTGTGAAGTCAGTGTGCTCAACATTCCATTCTGCATTGGTAGGAGGGACAAAAGTATTGTTCACATACACTTCCAGACGATGTGATGTGGAGTAATATATTGCCAAACATACAgcctttttttcaaaaaaaggaaAGAATGATTAACTTTTGATTTTTTGTCCTTCATATCCCTGGCATCTTTCCAGTCAATAAACCCATCTACTGTTaggatcccagctgaggttatcactggacaagtcagatccttgggtggaacccagcttgatagatcctaacttttattttttgtgtaGATACGTGGAGTGGCAACTGAATAGAGtcataggagtcagctgatgaacttttaacaaaagggtaaaacatttattaaacaagaaaagatgaactatattacaatactcctttacccacaactacacctttacagatttgtaaggataacacaagttaacaaaagctatcttatactctaatgtccacaataagtacacaggccatgtaaaccaataggcaccctaCGGTCATACACACCAcagtctgaaaccaagtgacagatgccaccccagacagatgctatggatctttccTCAACTCCACCCAGATGCTTGTCAAACCGTAAgacaaccggtctcactgaactccatctttcacaccaGGGTTCCCAATTTTCACTCTCGAAGAACTtcctttggaatcttctcccaaactgacgctttctcccagatgccttccacaagggtccacctccagggtttcgaactttCCTTCCAATTGCCCTCTCGCTTGGatcaccatgtgcattcaagcttccttccacacactctgtctcactgactcagccatgtcaacagaacaccactgcttcacatgcccatagtaaagagttacagatcttcagctgtccctgtggagctcctggcctctcccaagcctatattgctttaaatctgcttcctgcagcttttcttctctttaagcttgaagcttggagccttcctctctgctccttactgtcacttccacagaacagaacCTTTCCCAGGTTTCTGTCCTTGTCCCTTGACTAGACTGTCCTCTTGGGGCCTTTCCTGTTCCACTACCCTTTGAGGATTTTCAtctttagtttctggaacctGCTTCTGCAGTTTCCTCTCCTGTCCAGCCTCTCCACGCAGCTGGCTTCAAcattagtttgggacttgctatctgtccctctgctgtccagtctctctggaatCCTGGTTTCAACTGAACTTTGGTTTGGGACCAGCTAtctgtagtgactgtagctttaagaaaggtagtaattgtagctttaaagaATGTAGTGGCTGTAGCTTTAAAACTTATTTTACTGTGTagtatcacgtgacagtgtgGACAAATCAGCCCTAATTGTGGGGAATCTTAGGGGAGGAGTTTCTGTCTCGTTGTGGATCTTGATGGaaccatgtaactgctgctgaagccctgtaaataaagttcactgtttcttatgaaaaacctgaaacaaaaacagagaatgctggaaaaactcagcaggtctaatagcatctgtggagagagaaacagaattaacgtttcaagtccgtatgacccttcatcagagcattttgcttttgccttATGAAAAACCTGTCCGAAGAATCAAGTCTGTAACACTTATCTGTCCCTCCAGCAGCTTCCAAGTGAACTGAATCTGCTTTTTTAAAAGTTTTctctgggcagaatctttgggtcatgcatcccgatgtcaccggtGTCagtccgatcttcagttcggtgggtgtaCACCGGAATCAGCTACACACCCACAAAACTGTCAaaagtctattaaggccatttaaatatcaattaaactaataaactgagctgcccatccaaccttcgcatttttcatgaaacctcatccataggtgaaggttttaaaacattaataaaaatttttaatgcaattcatagacatgtcccagctcatgtggcactgtcacatgaggggacatgtctttaattttttttcctttattaaaatttaaaaaaatcaatgtaatctccctgaggcagctccgtgcctcagggagatttctgcgctctttcatgcacatacatagcgcaggccccgactcagcctactacccccacccgcacagggagcactcagtgcttccgggtgcatgtcacactgggcggaccttaattcatccatccatgtaaaatggcggcgcgcagtcGATCGT from Carcharodon carcharias isolate sCarCar2 chromosome 6, sCarCar2.pri, whole genome shotgun sequence includes the following:
- the pkhd1l1.2 gene encoding PKHD1 like 1, tandem duplicate 2, with the protein product MEFSETGCLTAVCLAIYYSTSHRLEVYVNNTFVPPTNAEWNVEHTDFTLKGPTYTGECIPKLDSPVPGANYFDRTYQMLNVLVRRSTLIEVHTSPVLHISFNLPAMTMDEFYGPNLVENLALFLNVPPSKICITIIVQETGHRRKLATGITVKVEIGDPPLEQFSSGRMSRRSSRTSNPNIDSSNPRKACYGIELKKSDNICVSKKKVATTNCNLHFSDLREIASSLGEAKLSRNLNTSLGFTVSAMDISSPVPPPGDAQWTQDNCVSVGVTSWEPNAILMDSQNVTIPGLNGTTSILFNGCWANYTDLAISTTGTSYKLMFQLKSIQTRSNIFSVEPTFQSSRR